One Salvia splendens isolate huo1 chromosome 22, SspV2, whole genome shotgun sequence DNA segment encodes these proteins:
- the LOC121786871 gene encoding uncharacterized protein LOC121786871 — MSNKETTKETTKGFAKLDKFAGQDFRRWQKKMHFMLTDLKVVYVLSTPMPEAVDNETLEQTRRQMKWENDDYICRGHILNGMSDSLFDVYQNVEFAKELWGSLEAKYMAEDASSKKFLVGNFINYKMVDSRPVLEQYNELLRILGQFSQYDMKMYESISVSSIIDKLSPS; from the coding sequence ATGTCGAACAAGGAAACGACGAAGGAAACAACGAAAGGTTTTGCGAAGTTGGACAAGTTTGCTGGCCAGGATTTCAGACGCTGGCAGAAGAAGATGCATTTCATGTTAACGGATCTGAAGGTCGTGTACGTTCTGAGTACTCCCATGCCTGAGGCTGTTGATAATGAAACTCTGGAACAGACGAGAAGGCAGATGAAATGGGAGAACGATGACTACATATGTCGTGGTCACATTTTAAACGGTATGTCTGATTCCCTTTTTGATGTGTATCAAAACGTAGAGTTTGCTAAAGAGTTGTGGGGTTCCCTCGAAGCCAAATATATGGCAGAAGATGCCTCTAGCAAGAAATTTCTTGTTGGAAATTTTATTAACTATAAAATGGTGGATTCGAGGCCTGTCTTGGAACAATACAACGAATTGTTGAGGATATTGGGACAGTTTTCCCAATATGATATGAAAATGTATGAATCCATTTCTGTTTCTAGCATTATCGATAAACTGTCACCCTCCTGa
- the LOC121786872 gene encoding uncharacterized protein LOC121786872, which produces MSLKEKDIVKLSVIVQCFPCQILRSVNPGQLRSTWTDNKMHHHDSFTNELQKRSCSFREEPDEVGMPHQEDMSPRNLVRSLSTPVSVSGRSLGNLLQEDRHVLTGTQIRRKHEATEKVSMNIKKQKKDKFNIREKVSSFRYNLTLRVRLFRMERSGQNKNNFFNNFPNGPVSMMSFSDTHGNSTEVPPSPASVCSSVHDEFWRSNDYLSPISSSGGHQLEDSDVSNVFREINSNLTELRRKLDQFEGACLEETIHEPHPAEVETDIEDQSEAYIRDLLIAAGLYDDSFSRSLSKWTPLGKPITAQVFEEVEEMYKESTKVKDQAEKTNHKMIVDLLNEVLPDILREPVNISRYMEKDNGLAQKSPNGRMLLSLVWNSIRAYVHPPADRCYYALDNLLALDLKSTPWSRLIDDDVNALSRDIECLIIGDMIEEMVKDFAIFYSRQKLLKTVMKRRVATLRFQPLLMINFWVQRNLQNLHTNIFET; this is translated from the exons ATGTCCTTAAAGGAGAAAGACATTGTCAAGCTGTCCGTAATAGTTCAATGTTTTCCATGTCAGATTTTGAGAAGCGTAAACCCTGGACAGTTAAGAAGTACATGGACTGACAATAAAATGCACCATCATGATAGTTTCACAAATGAATTACAAAAGCGCAGCTGCTCTTTCAGAGAGGAACCTGATGAAGTTGGGATGCCCCACCAGGAAGACATGTCTCCGAGGAACCTTGTGAGATCTTTATCAACTCCAGTCTCGGTGTCAGGAAGATCATTGGGAAATCTCCTTCAGGAGGATCGCCATGTACTAACTGGGACACAAATCAGGAGGAAGCATGAAGCAACTGAGAAGGTCTCCATGAACattaaaaaacagaaaaagGATAAATTTAACATAAGGGAAAAGGTTTCAAGCTTTCGATACAACTTGACGCTCAGAGTGAGACTGTTCCGTATGGAGAGATccggtcaaaacaaaaacaacttctTCAACAATTTTCCAAATGGACCAGTATCCATGATGAGTTTCTCTGACACACAT GGGAATTCCACTGAAGTGCCACCCAGCCCCGCATCCGTGTGCAGTAGTGTTCATGATGAGTTTTGGAGGTCAAATGACTACCTAAGTCCTATATCATCATCAGGTGGACATCAACTGGAGGACAGCGATGTGTCCAATGTTTTCAGAGAAATAAACTCAAACTTGACTG AGCTGCGGAGGAAATTAGATCAATTTGAAGGAGCTTGTCTGGAGGAAACTATACATGAACCACATCCTGCAGAAGTTGAAACAGATATAGAGGACCAATCTGAAGCCTACATTAGAGATTTGTTGATTGCTGCTGGTCTGTATGATGATTCATTTAGTCGATCGCTGTCAAAATGGACACCACTTGGTAAGCCTATCACCGCCCAGGTCTTCGAGGAAGTTGAAGAGATGTATAAAGAAAGCACCAAGGTTAAAGATCAGGCAGAAAAAACAAATCACAAGATGATAGTTGATTTGTTGAATGAAGTGCTTCCAGACATACTTAGAGAACCGGTGAACATATCTAGATACATGGAGAAGGATAATGGGCTCGCGCAAAAGTCTCCAAATGGAAGAATGTTGCTATCTCTCGTATGGAATAGTATTCGAGCGTATGTACATCCTCCAGCAGACAGGTGTTATTATGCTCTTGATAACTTGTTGGCCCTTGATCTGAAATCTACCCCGTGGTCTAGATTGATCGATGACGATGTAAATGCTCTGAGTCGAGACATCGAATGCCTGATCATCGGGGATATGATTGAGGAAATGGTGAAGGATTTTGCAATTTTCTATTCCCGCCAAAAACTGTTAAAAACAGTTATGAAACGAAGAGTCGCGACTCTTCGTTTTCAGCCTCTTCTAATGATCAATTTCTGGGTTCAAAGAAATTTACAGAATCTACATACGAATATCTTcgaaacctga